ATAGGCCACCCAAGTATGTCTACCTATTTAAAATACACCTACTTATTTACGAAAACATCCTTACGATTTTGTAAAGACAATAATACCCTTTTAAAGCCTTTACGTGCAAGTTTGTCATTAAACATGCTTTTCCCGGACTTGATAATATAAATGAAACTGTATACATACTTAGGTGCCTTCACTTGCATCATCTTTTGAAACTACTTTATAAGCCACCCAAGTATTAAAAAGTGAGAAACACACTCTAGTTTTGAAGGGTATTTTTGTGTTTAGGCATTTTGCTAGCCGTATTTGGTATAATGCATATGCTTGGGTGGCCTTAATGAAAAAGGTTAAAAATACATGGGTAGCCTTATCATTTAGATTGTTTAGTAGCAGGCTAGTAGCACTCTATATgatgtttaatatatatatatatttttttgttacaTTTTAGATTGATGCTGATACGGCAGTAGTTGGTGAAGATGGTGAAGTTGATTTTAAGGAAGATGCAAAGTTCGCTCAACATCTTAAAAAAGGTGAAGCAGTAAGCGACTTTGCAAAGTCGAAATCACTTGCACAACAACGAGAATATCTTCCTATATTTTCTGTTCGGGATGAACTATTGCAGGTGTGTTTTTTATTTGCAGATTTATTGTATTCCTTATAGCCTAGATTGATTCTTTATTTGGAAAAATAGTATTATAAAGATGTTAATGTGAAAGCTTGAGAAGAACAAAATATAATGTTGTATTAATTACTGATATCACAAGTAAACAAACATAGGAAGCTGGTTCTGTTTGTTATCCAACTCCTGGTCTATCATAATCTTAAATATCCATTATctattaataatataaataacAAATTAGAGAATTAAACTTCGCTTCGAGATATTGACAAAAATCAGCTTTTCGGTTTGGTTTGTTTGGGAATAGGTTCTTGATTGTTCGTTTTGTGTAAATTTATCTTTTTCAAACTTGGAAGTAACGTTTTTAAATTTTAGTAATCTAGAGTTTTGAATTCTCTTCCGTTGTAACTGGAATGGGTGTATTGTCTTTTATTGATCTgaccttttcttctttttctcattTATTTTGCAAAATAGGTGGTGAGAGAGAATCAAGTTATAGTGGTTGTTGGTGAAACTGGTTCTGGAAAAACAACACAGTTAACCCAGGTAACTTCTAGGCcacatttttattattatatcatTAACCATTTAACCAAATTACTGGAACTACCACCCAAATATGTATCTGGTTTGTTATACCAAATTCAACAAAATAACAGGCTGGATAACGAATGCATCCTTAAAgttttgagaaaaacaaagtaaTCTTTGGTTATTTATCTGATTTTGTAAATAAGAAATTGCCCAGCGGTTAAAAAAGTAAGAACTGTTCATTGTTCAGCACTTCAGTAAATATTTGGTCAGATTGGATATAAACCGAACTGAATACACATTTGGGGTACCTCTTTTATATTATCTCTTAATGTATCATATGATCATGTTTGTGAACCATCTATGATGTTGAATCATAACTTTATTTTGATGTCCAAATTTTTGCAATATTAATTTGCAGTATTTACATGAAGCCGGATATACAAATAGTGGTACAGTTGGTTGTACTCAACCAAGACGTGTAGCGGCAATGAGTGTTGCTAAAAGAGTCAGCGAGGAAATGGAAACTGAACTTGGAGAATTGGTTGGTTATGCTATTCGTTTTGAAGATGTCACTGGGCCCAACACCGTTATAAAGGTAAGTCATTTTAATATCCTTGTGCTAAATCTGTAGTTTCTCCTTCACTTGCTAGGAACACAAATTTTCATTGAACTCTTTAGTTAAGATACTAGATTATTTTTCTGTATGTTATACACGGATACCATTTAAAAAACAAAGaataatatataaatttgtaaatatgtaatgATGATTAATTCAAATTCAATAAATTCTAAAAGCCAAAGCATGCATAATCTCTCAACCATATATTGTAATTCTTAACTTATCTTTATATTGTGCAGAATATTTTATTCAAGTTAAAAATCTCGTTCGGTCAGTGTGTGATAATAGCATGGGTGAAAATAGAAAATTAAGTTATGCATTATATTACTCATTTTATTGTTTTATGTTCTAAATAgctgttttttaaaaaaaaaaaaatggaattaCAAAATTGGAGCCATTTTGGAAGTATGGAACAAAAGTTGCAACATTAGATAATAATGCTGACAAAATATACTACTTTATAGGAAATAGGAAACATATTAAATGATAAATGTGAAAAGAAGTGTATGGGAAATAGAGATATTATGCAAGTCTTATCATCATAATAAGGGTGGAGTTGAAATTTGAGGAAACGGAGATGTAGTAGAGAACACTTAGTTATTGACATGGATTTCAGAACACTTGGATAGGTCAATTGATTTAACAAGAGTTTTGTTACTTTTTGTTAGTAAGTATAAATAGGTTAATTCAAATGCTTATATTCTTCTGTTTGCAGTACATGACTGATGGTGTGCTTCTGCGGGAAACATTGAAAGATGCTGATCTTGACAAATATCGGTAAGTATTATCTAATGGTGGACCTGACAGTGTGTGTAATATGTAATTAACCCATCTAAACATTGCATGCAATATTGCAGTGTtgttgtgatggacgaagcccatgaGAGATCATTAAGCACTGATGTATTATTCGGGATCCTCAAAAAAGTGGTTGCAAGGCGTCGAGACTTCAAGCTTATTGTCACTTCTGCCACCCTCAATGCACAGAAATTTTCCAACTTCTTTGGGAGGTAATCTCTTTGTTTcttacgtatatatatatatttaaagcaAGTAGATTATACATAGGTGGCAAAACAACACGGGACGGTTTGGGTTGGGTAATGGGTCAGGTTGAGTCGAGTTGACTTGGAACGGTTTTTGTGCAAatagtttttatttaaataataatcagtttcaaatgtaataagtttttttttttttttttggtcttaATTGATTCTAATTCTTTGATTAATTTAGGAGGTATCATGCATTAATAATCGCTTTGGGTGGATTTTGACTCATTTGACCCAGACGATCACTTTTGACCCATCTCTTTTGAAGCTACTTTTTAGTTGTGTTACCTGTTTGACTTGTTAAGAGAGAAGACAATTCTTATTGACCAATTCTTAACTAAACGGGTTGAATTTGTCACCTCTAATATCATGTCAATATGACTTTAGTATTGTTTATGGTAATGTTTATACTAATTAACTAAATTACTTTCTACAGTGTTCCCATCTTCCACATTCCTGGGAGAACATTTCCGGTTCAAATCTTGTACAGTAAAACCCCATGTGAAGATTACGTTGAAGCTGCTGTAAAACAAGCAATGACAATCCACATTACTAGCCCGCCTGGCGACATACTCATATTCATGACAGGTCAAGATGAAATTGAAGCCACCTGCTATGCCCTATCAGAACGTATGGAACAGCTCCTTTCAACCACAAGGGCAAAAGTGTCCAACCTGTTAATCCTCCCTATTTACTCCCAACTCCCAGCCGACTTACAAGCCAAAATCTTTGAAAAACCTGAAGATGGGGCCCGCAAATGTATCGTGGCTACAAACATTGCAGAAACCTCACTAACCGTAGATGGAATTTATTACGTTATTGACACTGGATATGGTAAAATGAAGGTGTATAATCCCCGTATGGGTATGGATGCTCTCCAGGTGTTCCCTGTCAGTCGGGCTGCTGCTGACCAACGGTCCGGTCGGGCGGGCCGTACTGGGCCCGGGACATGCTACCGCCTTTATACAGAAAGTGCGTACCAAGATGAAATGCTCCCACAACCGGTCCCTGAAATTCAAAGGACTAATCTCGGGAACGTTGTATTGTTACTTAAGTCGCTTAAAGTTGAAAATTTGCTGGATTTCGATTTCATGGACCCCCCACCACAAGATAATATTCTAAACTCAATGTACCAGTTATGGGTTTTGGGTGCATTGAGCAACACAGGGAGTCTGACCGATCTCGGGTGGAAGATGGTGGAATTCCCACTCGATCCACCATTAGCCAAAATGCTTCTAATGGGAGAACAGTTAGAATGTCTGAATGAAGTACTTACAATTGTCTCAATGCTTTCAGTCCCGTCTGTGTTTTTCAGACCCAAAGACCGAGCAGAGGAAAGTGATGCTGCCAGAGAAAAATTCTTCGTGCCTGAATCCGATCATTTAACCTTACTGAATGTGTATCAACAATGGAAGGCTAATCAATATCGTGGAGATTGGTGTAATGATCATTATTTACaggtaaaagggcttaaaaaggCTCGGGAAGTTAGGTCCCAATTGTTGGACAtactaaaaacgctaaaaataccgCTTACCTCATGCGGGCCGGATTGGGATATTGTTAGAAAAGCAATTTGTTCGGCTTATTTTCATAATGCGGCAAGACTAAAAGGAGTGGGAGAATATGTGAATTGTAGGAACGGAATGCCATGCCATTTGCACCCAAGCTCGGCTCTGTATGGGCTGGGGTACACGCCGGATTATGTGGTGTACCATGAGCTTATATTGACGACAAAAGAATACATGCAATGTGCTACATCTGTTGAGCCACAGTGGCTGGCTGAACTAGGGCCGATGTTTTTTTCGGTGAAGGATTCGGATACATCGATGTTGGAACACAAAAAGAAGCAGAAAGAAGAGAAGTCGGCGATGGAAGAAGAAATGGAAAGTTTGAGAAGACAACAAGCGGAAGCTGAGGCTAGAAATAAGGCGAAAGAGAGGGAGAAGAGGAAAAAGCAACAACAAACAATCTCCATGCCTGGATTGAAGAAAGGTTCTTCGACCTATTTGAGACCTAAAAGACTGGGCTTGTGAAGTTATATTCTGATTATACAAACTCCAACTACCTGGTTATGGATGTTGTACACACTCACTTTCACGTTGAGTATATGTAGAAGAAGATATTCGGAGGTTTAGTCTATGTCTATGTGCAATCCCATAAAAATTACTTCACTTTGGATTTTTTTTTCCATCTTCATTGGACTTTGTTTATAAATTTCATAGATCTTGATTGTGCTGCTTAGGTGGTATATACGATCTTTAAACAAGAGTAGAGTAGAGTAGAAAAAACATTGATTCGTCATATCAATCTTTATTACGCCCCGACGCTTGGTTTCTACTTGACTTTTCAAAGATCAATCTTTTTTTTTGAATGACAGAATTTCATGTGTAAATCCATTTTGCTTGGGGCTATGTTCAAAGTCGACTCCTCGACCACCATGAGACTGTACCCCTCTATGTACGGGAACTGGATGGAATCCGTAAATCCTCGCCCCTGTCAAGTTTGAACTAGGGATTAAAGCCCCAATTCATCATTTCACCCAGATGTCCGTTGAAAATAGCCTGAACGGAATCGAACCTACGTCTCCACTAGGGAACACATGTCTCTTAAACCCTTAAACCACTGAACCAAATTCTCAGGACCAAAGATCAATCTTTTAGTACTCTTCCACCACATCTTTCTTGGCTTTTCCCCTCAACTTTGCTGCACAACCGCTTTCACATGATTCGGTCTACCAAAACAGAAAACAAAATTGAGGCTTTTTTCATAAGGAAAAAAATGTTTTAGATCCAATATATCATATATGTATATGCATAATTATAGATCATAAACATTAATATCAATAATCTCAAATTCAAAATTGCCTACGTGTAATATAAAAGTTTAGCATTTGGGGCTTTAGGGAAGTGAGGGCTCAAAACTCTTGCTTTATTTCATTCCCCCTTTTTgaactaggggtgttcatcgaatcgaatatcgaattttcgaataATTTTTTTCGcttgaattcgaattcgattaaaacctacccaattcgattcgaattcgtattcgaataaaaaacccaattcgtattcgattacaaattcgaattcgaataaattcgatttgattCATAATCTTTTAAAACATGTAACAAACTATCAAAATGAAACGTAAATTTTAAAACAGCCATAAAATATGGTATCACATTGGAAAGTTCCAAATAAAGTACCataagtctaaaattcaaaacaagaagtcgggaataaccactccacattacaagttaaCATTTTTAGGGTTAGAAATCTATTGAAAATAATAGGTAAATTAATACTTGgattaaattttgaaaataatttatagtatagcccaataaaagttatatatgtattatatataaaatgataaataaaaacgtataatttttattcgagtTTCGAATCGAATATTTGTATTCGATTTACTTAactcgaattcgaattcttataatcaaaacgaattcttgataattgAATCGAATTTCGATTTTTTCTAATTTGAAACGAATTCTGAACGTCCCTATTTTGAGCCGGCCATGGTTATAATTCAACTATGAATGTAAAGGGTTGGCGAAGAGCGAGTAGCAAAAACCTAGAAGAAAAAGGGCAAGATCATGTGTAGTGGGGCTTGAAACTAATGACCCTCCCATGGGCATGAAGCGACACGTGAGTCCAATCATCATTGGAACATTACGGGGCATTAGTTTAAAATTGGTGTAATGGTATAATGCACAATAATGCCCCAtccaattattatttttttgtttttcttttaaactaataatatttcatgaaataaataaaattacattactAAAAATAATGTGGGAGCGGTAGCCTTTTTTTTTGGGACCGTCTACCACGTTGAGACACCTCGGGTACGGGCTCCGGTTGTGTCTCCGACACTGTTTCGATGTCGGGCTCGGTTTCTTCTTGAGCCGCATGCGAACTGCCCAAGGATGCAAAGTCGTGTGGACTGTGAATGAATTGAGGAGGCATGTTTAATAATTGCGTGTACGCCATTATATTCGGGTCCATGTCTTGGAAATTATAGAACGGTTGCGGTTGGGTGGTGTTTGGCCGATGTGAAGTCTGGTTGCTGGGTCTAGACGGAAATCGAAAGGGGCTCGGAAGGGATTTATTATATATTCTTTTTATAAAATGTGTAGAAGTAGTGAAGAGAAGAGAGAAGTTTATAAAAATGGGTTTTTATAGATAAAAAATggattaaaaataaagattttttttttattacagCAAGTACAGTCGGTGCCTATTTGTATTTGTTATTTTAAAGTTTACGTGTATGTATAGTACAGTAATGAGTAAAGGCATGCGGTTGGGCgttcacacacacacatactgaAAGTTGCGATCCTTCCTTTGGGTTGGGGGATATGATCTGATCTGATCTGATGTTAACAATTCCAATATTACATAGATAGATTCATCACATACACACAAAATGATTGGTAAAGCAGTGGTATCACTCGTCATCTTTCTCGTTACCGTTTTCATCACATACTCAATGACCACAGGAAGAGGAGGATCCGGTAGCACGCACTTCTCCTTCTTCTCCCTCCCCATCCCCAAACCTAATCATTCTCCTCCCTTACCCTTGCCTTGTCGCAGTGGATCTCCGCTTAGAGTTTTCATGTACGATTTGCCAAAGAGGTTTAATGTTGGTATGCTGCCGCCGTCAAATGCCACCAATAATCTGCCGGAGTGGCCGCACCATCCGCGGCTGCAACAACAGCACAGTGTGGAGTATTGGATGATGGCCTCCCTTTTGTATGAAAATAATGTTGATGATGCTCAGGAGGCGGTTAGGGTATTAAATCCTGAGGCTGCGGATGTCTTTTTTGTCccctttttttcttctttgagcTTTAACACGTATGGGAACAACATGACTGACCCCGATACTGAATTTGATCGCCAGTTGCAGGTTGTTTCATCATTACATtgcattacattacatttcttgctCATAATATTATTAACTTAGTGACAAGTAACTGCTTCAATTATCAAGATACATAGATATATAGTGAGTCTTGAATGTGCCTTGCTGATATTGAATAATCAACTATACACAATATGCAATGTAAGAGATCGTATTTGGATGTGCTTCTAATGCTTCAAGTTCGGAACTTACAAGTCGTAATAATTTGGTGAATGTTTTGCAACATCTTacaatgttaaggatgaagtgcATGCGTTTTTTGTAGAATAGGGCACTTACATAAAAAATTTTGCTTAACAGTTTGCTATCGGTTTTGGTCACTCGTGAATCTCAAATGAAAGTAGAAATCGCTTAGCTGAATGCCAGAACCAAAAAATTATAATTAGGTCAAATGCACATATGAACATCCTTTACTGAGGAAATAATTGCTAAAATCGTTGGATTTTTAAGATGTTGAAACCTCATAAATTGTTTTAATTTACTCAAGGATATCTGTTATTGATGGATACGGCAATATGGTGTGTTCGAGTTATAGCTGAACACTAGGACCAATTAGTAAAAACAATCTGTAAGGATGAACATCTGTAATTATAAAGAACAAAAGACCCTCGGTTATGGATTAGAAGGATTTAACTTCTAGGATTGCTTATGACACATACGGCTTAGATATTAGATGTATCTTATTTATGCATGTGATCACCCTGTATGAATACCTAACAACATATATATGAAATTACAGGTTGACATCCTTGAAATCTTGAGGAAATCTAAATAT
The sequence above is drawn from the Helianthus annuus cultivar XRQ/B chromosome 12, HanXRQr2.0-SUNRISE, whole genome shotgun sequence genome and encodes:
- the LOC110896121 gene encoding pre-mRNA-splicing factor ATP-dependent RNA helicase DEAH7, encoding MENPIDIDKTKEILEPDQITAGGLHISGKDRLVFRQPERKSLLGLDVLANAKRAGTHVDGSFKVPKEKISSMMASMDDEVENAMSTVTGPDEVDNGTSSSGARNSSSRRYRDSSGIKTFDSESQITEERGDGTYSRHGSKSSSHSEDVTPSSRSSRSNHHRSSRYDSTEHDRRRSDYRDESRSQSRESRRYASDRDNQGDDSRRSRESPRYEREYRDYGNKRSRYESSRRTPGRSDWDDGRWEWEDTPGRDGRSSSRPYQPSPSPMLVGASPDARLVSPWLGGNTPQSGHGASPWDSVAPSPVPIRASGSIRSSTSRSGGRSQQPFSAQNSLPLEDEEAEREKYINPEITESMRLEMEYNSDRAWYDNEEGNTMFDADSSSFYLGDDASVQKKEAELAKKLVRRDGTQMSLAQSKKLSQLTADNAQWEDRQLMRSGAVRGTEVQTEFDDEEERRVILLVHDTKPPFLDGRIVFTKQAEPIMPVKDPTSDMAIISRKGSNLVREVHEKQSMNKSRQRFWELAGSKLGNILGVEKSAEQIDADTAVVGEDGEVDFKEDAKFAQHLKKGEAVSDFAKSKSLAQQREYLPIFSVRDELLQVVRENQVIVVVGETGSGKTTQLTQYLHEAGYTNSGTVGCTQPRRVAAMSVAKRVSEEMETELGELVGYAIRFEDVTGPNTVIKYMTDGVLLRETLKDADLDKYRVVVMDEAHERSLSTDVLFGILKKVVARRRDFKLIVTSATLNAQKFSNFFGSVPIFHIPGRTFPVQILYSKTPCEDYVEAAVKQAMTIHITSPPGDILIFMTGQDEIEATCYALSERMEQLLSTTRAKVSNLLILPIYSQLPADLQAKIFEKPEDGARKCIVATNIAETSLTVDGIYYVIDTGYGKMKVYNPRMGMDALQVFPVSRAAADQRSGRAGRTGPGTCYRLYTESAYQDEMLPQPVPEIQRTNLGNVVLLLKSLKVENLLDFDFMDPPPQDNILNSMYQLWVLGALSNTGSLTDLGWKMVEFPLDPPLAKMLLMGEQLECLNEVLTIVSMLSVPSVFFRPKDRAEESDAAREKFFVPESDHLTLLNVYQQWKANQYRGDWCNDHYLQVKGLKKAREVRSQLLDILKTLKIPLTSCGPDWDIVRKAICSAYFHNAARLKGVGEYVNCRNGMPCHLHPSSALYGLGYTPDYVVYHELILTTKEYMQCATSVEPQWLAELGPMFFSVKDSDTSMLEHKKKQKEEKSAMEEEMESLRRQQAEAEARNKAKEREKRKKQQQTISMPGLKKGSSTYLRPKRLGL